A region of Moorena producens PAL-8-15-08-1 DNA encodes the following proteins:
- the mnmH gene encoding tRNA 2-selenouridine(34) synthase MnmH produces MQRSHNYTQQPKEEDYSEIIDVRSPSEFAEDHMPGAINLPVLDDQQRAKVGTIYKQVSSFEARKIGASLVAGNISRHLESHFAAKDKNYHPLVYCWRGGQRSQSLAAVLVQIGWQVTVLDGGYKTYRAYVREQLEQLPQQFTYRVLCGLTGSGKTLILRQLAKQGVQVLDLEELANHRGSLLGQEWEGEPLSQPSQKWFESLLLEKLQGFDVDKPVWVEAESNKIGQIYLPHSVWQNMKDATCVEVELPLARRIEWLLQEYPHLGTNPEFCKGKLKSLRSRYGWKKINQWYEMIDRGQGHALVGDLLETHYDPAYRRSISKCYGNLVSTLPIVDLSDQSVQTFVNSLVSLTELS; encoded by the coding sequence ATGCAGCGATCGCATAACTATACCCAGCAGCCAAAGGAAGAAGACTACAGCGAAATTATTGATGTGCGCTCCCCGAGTGAGTTTGCTGAGGATCATATGCCAGGTGCGATTAATCTACCTGTGCTCGATGATCAGCAACGGGCTAAGGTAGGGACTATCTATAAACAAGTGTCTTCCTTTGAAGCTCGTAAAATTGGTGCCTCTCTAGTTGCTGGCAATATCTCTCGACATCTGGAAAGTCACTTTGCTGCTAAGGATAAAAATTACCATCCCTTGGTCTATTGTTGGCGGGGTGGACAGCGTTCCCAGAGTTTGGCAGCGGTGTTAGTTCAAATTGGCTGGCAAGTTACAGTTCTCGACGGGGGATACAAAACCTATCGAGCTTATGTAAGGGAACAATTAGAACAGTTGCCACAACAGTTTACTTACCGGGTATTGTGTGGACTAACCGGTAGTGGGAAAACCCTGATCTTGCGGCAACTTGCTAAGCAAGGTGTGCAGGTGCTGGATTTGGAAGAGTTAGCCAATCATCGAGGTTCCCTGCTGGGTCAAGAGTGGGAAGGTGAACCATTATCTCAACCCTCCCAAAAATGGTTTGAATCCCTGCTATTGGAAAAATTGCAAGGCTTTGATGTCGATAAGCCAGTATGGGTAGAAGCAGAAAGTAATAAGATTGGACAAATTTATTTGCCTCATTCAGTATGGCAAAATATGAAGGATGCTACTTGTGTGGAAGTTGAGTTACCCCTGGCACGTCGAATTGAATGGTTGTTGCAAGAGTATCCTCACTTGGGTACTAACCCTGAGTTTTGCAAAGGTAAGCTAAAGTCTCTAAGGTCTCGCTATGGCTGGAAAAAAATTAACCAGTGGTATGAGATGATTGATAGGGGTCAAGGTCATGCTTTGGTAGGAGATTTGCTTGAAACTCATTATGATCCAGCTTACCGCCGCTCGATTAGTAAGTGTTATGGAAATTTAGTATCGACGTTACCGATTGTGGATTTATCAGATCAGAGTGTTCAGACTTTTGTCAATAGTTTAGTGTCTTTGACGGAATTATCCTAA
- a CDS encoding DUF6208 family protein encodes METKEKFLFFQLWWEIPLALLSLIFYKAVKGLIPILFQKKTKTKKKIADSTKKEVYKWRFVSEELLKQPLVLSYILTTGPRWNVHAIIATTEPVPVKESLKIDISSCVASAQSWSIGIYSFPEGKPVKYIASHEPKFQEQWQELKLEPGKYNLGLRYYNWYNEVSLPAVSVDNNQVINTESVNSSHINNYFNYLPKLIAQDNIFYRFLNYYIFTILVCQKWLPKEWVRKEFLPVGDPNNEFVYGVIYKGYSLSLTLNPLLLTNYDVYLTTFNRSSLPIYFCQINTDKYTTSVIETDGFYLVRLRPKSDLDNNLFQLNWISTELVSEVSCNRSGGEV; translated from the coding sequence ATGGAAACTAAAGAAAAATTTTTATTCTTCCAACTCTGGTGGGAAATTCCACTAGCATTGTTATCTTTGATATTTTATAAAGCTGTTAAGGGACTTATACCCATTCTTTTTCAAAAGAAAACCAAAACCAAGAAAAAAATAGCAGACTCAACCAAAAAAGAAGTTTATAAATGGCGATTTGTTTCTGAAGAACTGCTAAAACAGCCTCTGGTACTATCCTATATTTTAACTACTGGTCCTCGATGGAATGTCCACGCCATTATTGCCACTACAGAACCCGTTCCAGTAAAAGAATCTTTAAAAATTGACATCAGTTCTTGTGTGGCTTCAGCTCAGTCATGGAGTATAGGTATCTATAGTTTTCCTGAAGGCAAACCTGTCAAATACATAGCATCTCATGAGCCAAAATTTCAGGAACAATGGCAGGAACTAAAACTGGAACCGGGAAAATATAATTTAGGTTTAAGATATTATAATTGGTACAACGAAGTCAGTTTGCCTGCTGTTAGTGTGGATAATAATCAAGTTATCAATACTGAATCAGTTAATAGTAGCCATATTAACAATTACTTCAATTACTTGCCCAAATTAATAGCACAAGATAATATTTTTTATCGATTTCTTAATTACTATATATTCACCATTCTAGTATGCCAGAAATGGCTACCTAAAGAATGGGTTAGAAAAGAATTTTTACCTGTGGGAGACCCCAATAATGAATTTGTCTATGGAGTTATTTATAAAGGTTACTCTTTGAGTCTGACATTAAATCCATTATTACTCACTAATTATGATGTCTATTTAACCACATTTAATCGTTCTAGTCTGCCAATTTATTTTTGTCAAATTAATACTGACAAATACACAACTTCTGTGATAGAAACCGACGGTTTTTATTTAGTGCGATTGCGTCCTAAGTCAGATTTAGACAATAATTTATTTCAGCTAAATTGGATTAGTACAGAGCTTGTATCAGAAGTTTCCTGTAACCGTTCAGGGGGCGAAGTCTGA